The following proteins are co-located in the Gloeocapsa sp. PCC 7428 genome:
- a CDS encoding cation diffusion facilitator family transporter yields MPKLHSNTRKIQILQLALGLEISFFAVELGVGLWVHSLSLLADAGHLLSDVAALGVTLIASWMAQSAKRRAKDKNGRIELFAALLNSLSLIILASWVATEAIARMRSPTSSDILSLPMLLTAVVGLGINGCNAFWLHECSHCDLNFKAAFLHVISDLFSSVGVILAAIAISWLGWMWADSAISLLVSGLVAISATALLLQSLWMLFGKASPATTNACDCEKRDMEKLLFPSLEEILR; encoded by the coding sequence ATGCCAAAATTGCACTCGAACACGCGGAAAATCCAAATACTGCAACTAGCACTTGGGCTGGAGATCAGTTTTTTTGCTGTTGAACTTGGTGTTGGGTTATGGGTCCACAGTTTGTCGCTGTTAGCAGATGCAGGTCATCTCCTTTCAGATGTTGCAGCATTAGGAGTAACGCTGATAGCAAGCTGGATGGCGCAAAGCGCTAAACGTCGCGCTAAGGACAAGAATGGTCGCATTGAATTATTTGCCGCACTACTAAATAGTCTAAGTTTAATTATTTTGGCAAGTTGGGTAGCGACCGAAGCAATTGCGAGGATGCGATCGCCAACGTCATCAGATATTCTTAGCCTACCGATGTTGCTTACAGCAGTAGTCGGGTTAGGAATTAATGGTTGTAATGCTTTTTGGTTACACGAGTGCAGTCACTGTGACCTTAACTTTAAAGCAGCTTTCTTGCACGTCATATCAGATTTATTTAGTTCAGTTGGTGTAATTCTAGCCGCGATCGCAATTTCTTGGCTCGGTTGGATGTGGGCTGATAGTGCAATTAGTCTTTTAGTATCAGGACTCGTTGCGATTTCGGCTACAGCGCTACTGCTACAAAGCCTCTGGATGCTATTTGGCAAAGCTTCTCCTGCTACTACAAATGCTTGCGACTGTGAAAAACGCGACATGGAAAAACTTTTATTTCCATCATTAGAGGAGATTTTGCGATGA
- a CDS encoding alkaline phosphatase yields MSSLCSIQFVWKRWKVVSLLIVITMIWLATVLPVQAQGANEELVRIWPTNNTTLLVGQRFDLRVESLIPAQSTPKLESITINGNNFTGSFRQRINEQLQRPGGSIEVGQPPEGSNLFGQTFRNWSLPQPGRYEIVATLNIDGRQVSARNTYRVQPFQQRGNLNKIIFFVGDGMGTPLRTGARLMKYGVKDGQPGGYLNLEQMPVTGLVATHSLNSIVPDSANTAAAWVSGAKTINNALNAFPDNTPENPLDNPRIETLPQYMKRRYKWGIGMVTTAFTTDATPSSFAANQVQRAQYEAIAQQYFDFFQDGWYLPETGYRSLKELSQPVDVLLGPGARHYVPDENAAAQFRDTVFRRDNQDLVAVARQQGYSIVTDLNSMNQAPNDRPIFGLFLGDFREGAALGPQNTPSVLDLLIARGRATIDGRGASQLTPPVPSEFATIPTLEEMTKKAIAVLEAKSPQGWMLQVESSQSDKLAHPLDPDRTLYEVLTLDDAVGEARQFVAQNPNALILVTADHAQGQTVGGTVDSQAIREGRIDLNDAMQSFEDAGFTTYQDTDGDGYPNEANPSIKLAIGISARPTFRTDFLTDDLNLPPSGEDGTEPNPERDPNGLLLTNDLERETTVANHTADDVPIAAQGPGAGLFTGVMDNIEVFQRMAAVISGVRNRQDLATGRPSITAAEAES; encoded by the coding sequence ATGAGCAGTTTATGCTCAATTCAGTTTGTGTGGAAGCGATGGAAAGTAGTTAGTCTTTTGATCGTCATAACGATGATTTGGCTAGCTACTGTGTTACCTGTGCAAGCGCAAGGAGCAAACGAAGAACTAGTACGCATCTGGCCTACAAATAACACAACTTTACTGGTTGGGCAACGCTTTGATTTGCGTGTAGAAAGCTTAATTCCGGCGCAGTCAACACCGAAATTAGAGTCTATCACAATCAACGGCAATAACTTTACTGGAAGTTTTAGACAGCGAATCAACGAACAGCTGCAACGACCTGGTGGTTCCATCGAAGTCGGACAACCGCCCGAAGGGTCAAACCTTTTTGGTCAAACATTCCGAAACTGGAGTTTACCTCAGCCAGGACGTTACGAAATTGTCGCAACTTTGAACATCGACGGACGCCAAGTTTCTGCACGCAATACGTACCGCGTTCAACCATTTCAACAACGAGGTAATTTAAACAAAATTATCTTTTTTGTTGGCGATGGTATGGGGACACCGTTACGCACAGGGGCGCGTTTGATGAAATACGGTGTTAAAGATGGTCAACCAGGTGGCTACCTTAATTTAGAGCAAATGCCAGTTACGGGTTTAGTAGCTACGCACTCACTCAATAGTATTGTTCCCGATTCAGCGAATACTGCGGCTGCTTGGGTTTCTGGGGCAAAAACCATTAACAATGCACTCAATGCGTTTCCTGACAATACACCCGAAAATCCGCTGGATAATCCGCGAATTGAAACTTTACCCCAGTACATGAAGCGGAGATACAAATGGGGTATTGGAATGGTGACAACCGCGTTTACAACGGACGCGACACCTTCATCCTTTGCAGCCAATCAAGTACAACGCGCTCAATATGAGGCGATCGCGCAACAGTATTTTGACTTTTTTCAAGATGGTTGGTATTTACCAGAAACCGGATATCGTAGCTTAAAAGAATTATCGCAACCTGTTGATGTTCTCCTCGGTCCAGGAGCGCGTCATTACGTCCCTGACGAAAACGCCGCGGCTCAATTTAGAGATACAGTATTTCGTCGCGATAATCAAGATCTCGTCGCTGTTGCTCGGCAACAAGGTTACAGTATTGTCACCGACTTGAACAGCATGAATCAAGCTCCTAACGATCGCCCCATCTTTGGTTTATTTTTAGGAGACTTTCGTGAAGGTGCGGCTTTAGGTCCACAAAATACTCCATCAGTACTCGATTTATTAATTGCACGTGGTAGAGCAACAATTGACGGTAGAGGCGCAAGTCAGCTAACTCCTCCTGTACCGTCAGAATTTGCTACAATTCCCACGCTCGAAGAAATGACTAAAAAAGCGATCGCGGTTCTTGAAGCCAAGTCGCCCCAGGGTTGGATGCTGCAAGTTGAGTCTTCGCAATCTGATAAACTCGCGCACCCTCTCGATCCCGATCGAACACTTTATGAAGTTTTAACTTTGGATGACGCCGTAGGAGAAGCACGCCAATTCGTTGCCCAAAATCCTAATGCACTGATTCTTGTCACTGCGGATCACGCTCAAGGTCAAACTGTCGGTGGTACAGTAGACTCACAAGCAATTCGCGAAGGCAGAATTGATTTAAATGATGCCATGCAGTCGTTTGAAGATGCAGGTTTTACAACTTATCAAGATACAGATGGCGATGGCTATCCGAACGAAGCAAATCCAAGCATTAAGTTAGCGATCGGAATTTCCGCGCGACCAACATTCCGCACTGACTTTCTTACTGATGACTTAAATTTACCTCCTTCCGGTGAGGATGGTACTGAACCTAATCCTGAGCGCGATCCGAATGGTTTACTGCTAACCAATGACTTAGAACGCGAAACTACGGTTGCTAATCATACAGCAGATGATGTTCCGATCGCTGCTCAAGGACCTGGAGCCGGATTATTCACTGGTGTTATGGATAATATTGAAGTCTTCCAACGCATGGCTGCTGTTATTTCTGGTGTGAGAAACCGTCAAGACTTAGCGACTGGTAGACCATCGATTACTGCTGCGGAGGCTGAATCATGA
- a CDS encoding carboxypeptidase-like regulatory domain-containing protein, producing the protein MTLSKPRVATMFKLRKLLRSKQLRLVLGIAIAVTVFTLLMLQPTLAFRARPHGDSLLYGKLADTRRIHGGHGVVANAKVTINSIPPQTTRTDDQGQFWFKGLRDVHYVLKIELPYDRSNIYSLSTTVRGQTGEFFDIGNDERHNLHEMDY; encoded by the coding sequence ATGACATTGAGTAAACCAAGAGTCGCAACGATGTTCAAACTCAGAAAACTACTGCGTTCTAAACAATTGCGCTTAGTATTAGGTATCGCCATCGCAGTAACAGTATTTACTCTACTGATGCTGCAACCAACTCTAGCGTTTCGAGCGCGTCCTCATGGAGATAGTTTACTCTATGGTAAATTAGCCGATACTCGCCGCATCCACGGTGGACATGGTGTCGTTGCCAATGCCAAAGTCACAATTAATTCTATTCCTCCACAAACAACTCGTACCGACGACCAAGGTCAATTTTGGTTTAAAGGATTGCGAGATGTTCATTATGTTCTCAAAATAGAGTTACCTTACGATCGCAGCAATATCTACTCTTTATCGACTACTGTACGCGGTCAAACAGGTGAATTTTTCGATATCGGTAACGATGAGCGGCATAATTTGCACGAAATGGACTATTAA
- a CDS encoding histidine phosphatase family protein, with the protein MAISLYFLRHGQTECSRNNAFCGAIDPDLTPEGLEMAQAFAAAYRDTAWTAVFSSPMQRTIATAKPLCTAIGIEPQLRDGLKEINFGKWEGLSVDTVARDYHDDYIRWSADPAWYPPTGGELAVAIASRAMQVIEEIKNRYSSGNILIVSHKATIRIMLCSLLGIDVGRFRYRLGCPVGAISIVEFGTHGPLLQALADRTHLNEHLRSLPGT; encoded by the coding sequence GTGGCTATCTCGCTTTATTTCTTGCGACATGGACAAACTGAATGCAGTCGAAATAATGCTTTTTGTGGTGCTATTGATCCAGATTTGACACCAGAAGGACTAGAAATGGCACAAGCTTTTGCTGCGGCTTATCGCGATACTGCTTGGACTGCTGTTTTTTCTAGCCCAATGCAACGCACGATCGCAACTGCTAAACCCTTATGCACAGCGATCGGAATAGAACCACAACTGCGCGACGGTTTAAAAGAAATTAACTTTGGCAAGTGGGAAGGCTTATCAGTCGATACCGTCGCCCGCGATTATCACGATGATTATATTCGCTGGTCAGCAGATCCCGCATGGTATCCGCCGACGGGTGGTGAGTTAGCTGTCGCGATCGCTTCTCGTGCGATGCAAGTTATTGAGGAAATCAAAAATCGTTACAGTAGTGGCAATATTTTGATAGTTTCGCACAAAGCAACGATTCGCATCATGTTATGTAGCTTACTCGGAATCGATGTCGGGCGCTTCCGTTATCGCTTAGGATGCCCTGTTGGTGCGATTAGTATTGTAGAATTTGGGACGCATGGTCCACTGCTTCAGGCTTTAGCCGATCGCACGCACCTGAATGAGCATTTGCGATCGCTACCTGGAACTTAA
- a CDS encoding serine protease has protein sequence MMQKLTRSYVLSFVAIASALPTAAIAAPGFIFKTNDSVTANSSSSYWTPQRLQNAKPLNLPKPTNSQITTQATPLAGTPISASGQAPTINIAPNLQNKLFQPSQVNSNSVADEAVQPNNAGSVGAYFTSSRLIPLSADTVYPYRTVGKLFFTQPGQGDFVCSGAVIKQRIVLTAGHCVHSGNGGQNGFFTNFLFVPAYRDGAAPFKSWSWSYVITTDAWSKGNGVVPNAADYAMLEINDLPFNGVYRKIGQVTGFLGFKTLSLFPNHATLLGYPGNLDNGNKMHQVTAQSFRTRTPNSVEYGSDMRGGSSGGPWVQNFGVAAVGQNGGRNPGLNQIIGVTSYGPVATDPLYQGSSIPDSRFVNMLNTICKRKPGNC, from the coding sequence ATGATGCAAAAACTGACCCGCTCGTATGTATTATCATTTGTGGCGATCGCGAGCGCATTGCCAACTGCGGCGATCGCGGCTCCTGGCTTTATCTTTAAAACTAACGATAGTGTGACTGCTAACAGTAGCAGTAGCTACTGGACACCACAGCGACTGCAAAATGCAAAACCATTAAACTTACCTAAACCTACGAACAGTCAGATAACAACACAAGCGACACCTTTAGCAGGAACGCCAATCAGTGCAAGTGGTCAAGCACCAACCATTAATATCGCCCCTAATTTACAGAATAAGCTCTTTCAACCGAGCCAAGTTAATTCTAATTCGGTCGCTGACGAAGCAGTACAACCGAATAATGCGGGTTCAGTAGGTGCGTATTTCACAAGTTCTCGACTGATTCCCCTCTCCGCAGATACTGTCTATCCATACAGGACAGTCGGAAAACTCTTCTTTACTCAACCAGGTCAAGGCGACTTTGTTTGCTCTGGTGCAGTGATTAAGCAAAGAATTGTCCTTACAGCAGGTCACTGCGTTCATAGCGGTAACGGTGGTCAAAATGGGTTCTTCACAAATTTCTTATTTGTTCCTGCTTATCGCGATGGTGCTGCGCCGTTTAAATCTTGGAGTTGGAGTTATGTCATTACTACAGATGCTTGGTCAAAGGGTAATGGTGTAGTTCCCAACGCTGCTGATTACGCGATGCTTGAAATCAACGACCTACCCTTCAATGGCGTTTATCGTAAAATCGGTCAAGTAACTGGTTTTTTGGGTTTTAAAACGCTTAGTCTTTTTCCCAACCACGCAACTTTGTTAGGCTATCCAGGTAATCTTGATAATGGCAACAAAATGCATCAAGTTACTGCCCAAAGTTTTCGTACCCGTACTCCCAATTCAGTAGAGTATGGCTCTGATATGCGCGGCGGTTCGAGTGGTGGACCTTGGGTACAAAATTTCGGTGTCGCCGCTGTCGGGCAAAATGGTGGCAGAAATCCAGGATTAAATCAAATTATTGGTGTTACGTCATACGGTCCTGTAGCGACTGATCCGTTGTATCAAGGTAGTTCTATTCCAGACTCCCGCTTTGTCAATATGCTCAACACCATCTGTAAAAGAAAGCCTGGAAACTGTTAG
- a CDS encoding DUF4278 domain-containing protein produces the protein MKLTYRGVNYESSEPNIQMTEGDIGGQYRGVNWKQRYPRHIPVPQPVVGLKYRGASYSVGHPIDVEASLVRRQYTETAKTKLKAENQVSTASSRQRALEELNHTHIANIRQNLEHRLQVARARGDQKLIQMLEVEAKQLVTNK, from the coding sequence ATGAAACTTACTTATCGAGGGGTCAACTACGAATCCAGCGAACCTAATATCCAAATGACTGAGGGAGATATTGGCGGTCAATATCGAGGTGTGAATTGGAAACAGCGTTACCCTCGGCATATTCCTGTACCTCAGCCAGTTGTTGGTTTGAAGTATCGTGGAGCTAGCTACAGCGTAGGTCATCCGATTGATGTAGAAGCTAGTCTTGTTCGCAGGCAGTATACAGAGACAGCCAAGACTAAACTAAAAGCAGAAAATCAGGTATCAACCGCAAGTAGTCGTCAGAGAGCATTAGAAGAATTAAATCATACTCATATCGCCAACATTCGCCAAAATTTAGAACATCGGCTACAAGTTGCACGCGCGCGAGGCGACCAAAAATTGATTCAAATGCTGGAAGTCGAAGCCAAACAGCTTGTTACAAATAAATAA
- a CDS encoding PAS domain-containing protein, which yields MLTCGAIALKTILESTYSQSLQTYFPLIIFGCISVAVITLGKAIVWLLNRWQFDKRFFLASGTLVKSFAGMHDMKMAMLPMLVGSVTFCISTFWLKLHFAKKTAFWWQVGVAIAILAVSAGIHYAYPTAQLAIEVADLTTIVVLLLVVQQALSSRRLYTEVALAESQRRLATLIDSLPGIAFACSNDPNWSMTYVSEGCLELTGYCSEELIGITGLYNAITHPKDLPRVLQSITKAVEAQQPYVIEYRINTKSGEQKWLWEKGSGVFDSHGQVLGLEGFITDISELKRSEAALKESEQRYRELFESHPCPMWVYDIETLAFLAVNNAAIAHYGYERDEFLSMTIKDIRPSEDVASLLQQLKHLKSELSPHGIWRHRKKDGTIIKVEVSCHSLTFLGKRAAVVSAHDVTKRIQTEEALRQAEAKYRSIFENASEGIFQTTPTGQYLSANPALARIYGYDSPEELVATVTNIEKQLYVDPHRRAECIRLMQQHNCVSGFESQVYRKDGSTIWISENARIVRNIHGDIVCYEGTVEDITTRKQTEAAQARFTAILEATTDFVGIADSQGKPLYLNQAGYKILGLDPQQDISRLNIFDCHPDWANQIFLDTVVPTLLSRGVWNGEMALLNRQKEEIPVSQVIVAKSSAAGELDFVATIARDISERKRLEAQLSYLANHDSLTGLFNRRYFQAQLEHYLELALERDRESGALVLIDIDDFKDINDTLGHKAGDDLLKNLATLLQEQIEEKDILARLGGDEFAILVPQISLHDVDLIKQKIVGALKNHVVIANGQPVRITASIGATVFPDHGIVADELFAHADLAMYKSKKLGSNCFSLYTPDPHWQVQIQSRNFWKNQIREALEQNLFVLYCQPILDLQQNTFSCYEILIRMLGKDKEIISPNTFLPIAEECGLISHIDRWVVCQAIHLIANQAKVGNNLRLEVNISGKSLSDSELLPMIQQELATTGINPASLVLEITETAAIADFSQARKFINTLKQIGCQFAIDDFGMGYSSFAQLKHLPVDYLKIDGSFIKNLAKDVLDRHLVKAIVEVARGLSIATIAEFVALPETLQLLHELGVNYAQGYYIGEPMPVAELSNQWGSIANDEARRSHWHLSTQIVKQAYTLTSS from the coding sequence GTGTTAACTTGCGGGGCGATCGCATTAAAAACTATACTGGAATCAACTTACAGCCAATCCCTACAAACGTACTTTCCTTTGATTATTTTTGGTTGCATCTCTGTAGCAGTTATAACTTTGGGAAAAGCAATTGTTTGGCTTTTAAATCGTTGGCAATTTGACAAAAGATTTTTTTTAGCAAGTGGTACGCTAGTCAAAAGTTTTGCTGGAATGCATGACATGAAGATGGCAATGTTACCAATGCTAGTAGGAAGTGTGACGTTTTGCATCTCAACGTTCTGGCTGAAACTGCATTTTGCCAAAAAAACAGCCTTTTGGTGGCAGGTTGGTGTTGCGATCGCAATCCTTGCAGTAAGCGCAGGAATACACTATGCATATCCTACGGCTCAGCTAGCGATAGAAGTCGCTGACCTTACCACAATAGTTGTTTTACTTTTAGTCGTACAGCAAGCTTTGAGTTCGCGCCGTTTGTATACGGAAGTAGCACTTGCAGAAAGTCAACGTCGATTAGCAACTTTGATCGACTCGTTACCAGGAATTGCGTTTGCGTGTAGTAACGATCCTAACTGGTCAATGACCTATGTCAGTGAAGGTTGTTTAGAACTCACAGGTTACTGTAGCGAAGAATTAATCGGCATAACAGGATTATATAACGCTATTACTCACCCAAAAGATTTACCAAGAGTTCTACAGAGTATTACAAAAGCTGTAGAAGCACAGCAGCCTTACGTCATTGAATACCGGATTAATACCAAATCTGGCGAACAAAAATGGTTATGGGAAAAAGGTAGCGGGGTTTTTGATAGTCATGGTCAAGTTTTGGGCTTAGAAGGATTTATTACAGATATTTCTGAATTAAAACGTTCCGAAGCTGCACTTAAAGAAAGCGAACAAAGATATCGCGAATTATTTGAAAGTCATCCTTGTCCGATGTGGGTGTACGATATTGAGACACTCGCGTTCCTTGCTGTTAACAACGCCGCGATCGCGCATTATGGCTACGAACGCGATGAATTTTTATCCATGACGATTAAAGATATTCGTCCATCAGAAGATGTCGCGAGTTTGCTGCAACAGCTAAAACATCTCAAGTCTGAACTTAGTCCCCACGGAATTTGGAGACACCGCAAGAAAGATGGAACGATTATCAAGGTAGAAGTTTCGTGCCATTCACTCACTTTTTTAGGAAAGCGTGCTGCTGTTGTTTCGGCGCATGATGTTACTAAAAGAATTCAAACTGAAGAAGCACTAAGACAAGCAGAAGCAAAATATCGTAGTATTTTTGAAAACGCCAGTGAAGGAATTTTTCAAACGACACCCACAGGGCAATATCTCAGCGCCAATCCCGCACTTGCACGAATCTATGGCTATGATTCACCCGAAGAACTCGTAGCAACTGTAACTAATATTGAAAAGCAACTTTATGTCGATCCGCATCGCCGTGCTGAGTGTATTCGTTTGATGCAGCAGCACAATTGCGTATCAGGGTTTGAATCACAAGTTTACCGCAAAGATGGCAGTACAATTTGGATCTCAGAAAACGCCAGAATTGTCCGTAATATTCATGGCGACATTGTATGTTATGAGGGTACAGTTGAAGATATCACGACGCGCAAACAAACCGAAGCGGCGCAAGCTCGCTTTACAGCTATTTTAGAAGCAACAACAGACTTTGTGGGAATTGCCGATAGTCAAGGCAAACCCTTGTATCTCAATCAAGCTGGCTACAAAATATTAGGGTTAGATCCGCAACAAGACATTTCACGACTCAACATTTTTGATTGTCATCCTGATTGGGCAAATCAAATATTTCTTGATACAGTCGTTCCTACTTTACTTTCCCGTGGAGTTTGGAATGGAGAAATGGCGCTACTCAACCGCCAGAAAGAAGAAATTCCAGTGTCACAAGTGATTGTAGCCAAAAGCTCAGCGGCTGGAGAGCTTGATTTTGTTGCTACTATTGCGCGCGATATCAGCGAACGTAAGCGCTTAGAAGCGCAACTTTCGTACTTAGCTAACCATGACTCTTTGACAGGCTTGTTCAATCGTCGCTACTTTCAAGCTCAATTAGAGCATTATTTAGAACTAGCTCTTGAGCGCGATCGCGAATCTGGGGCTTTAGTTTTAATCGATATCGATGACTTTAAAGATATTAACGATACGCTAGGACACAAAGCCGGAGACGATCTCCTCAAAAATCTCGCAACTTTACTACAAGAACAAATCGAGGAGAAAGATATCTTAGCACGTTTAGGGGGCGATGAATTTGCGATACTCGTTCCCCAAATTTCTTTGCATGATGTTGATTTGATCAAACAAAAAATCGTCGGCGCACTCAAAAATCATGTAGTTATAGCTAATGGGCAGCCTGTACGAATTACAGCAAGTATCGGTGCTACTGTATTTCCAGACCATGGAATTGTAGCAGATGAGCTTTTTGCTCATGCTGATCTCGCGATGTATAAATCAAAAAAACTTGGTAGTAATTGCTTTAGCCTGTACACTCCCGATCCGCATTGGCAAGTTCAAATCCAATCGCGAAATTTCTGGAAAAATCAAATCCGCGAGGCGCTTGAACAAAATTTGTTTGTACTGTACTGCCAACCAATTTTAGATTTACAACAAAATACTTTTTCTTGCTACGAAATTCTAATTCGGATGTTAGGAAAAGATAAAGAGATCATTAGTCCTAACACGTTCTTACCAATTGCTGAAGAATGTGGGTTAATCTCTCATATTGACCGATGGGTAGTTTGCCAAGCAATTCACCTCATCGCAAATCAAGCAAAAGTAGGTAACAATCTGCGCTTGGAAGTTAACATCTCTGGGAAATCTTTATCTGATAGCGAACTCTTACCGATGATTCAGCAAGAACTTGCGACAACAGGTATTAATCCTGCATCTTTAGTGTTAGAGATTACAGAAACAGCGGCGATCGCCGATTTTTCTCAAGCACGTAAATTCATTAATACGCTCAAACAAATCGGCTGTCAATTTGCGATCGATGATTTTGGCATGGGTTATTCTTCGTTTGCCCAACTCAAGCACCTACCAGTAGACTATCTCAAGATTGACGGGAGTTTTATCAAGAATTTAGCGAAAGACGTTCTCGATCGCCACTTAGTCAAAGCGATCGTGGAAGTTGCGCGCGGGTTATCTATTGCTACGATTGCAGAGTTTGTTGCATTACCAGAGACATTGCAGTTACTTCATGAGTTAGGTGTCAATTATGCTCAAGGTTATTATATTGGTGAGCCAATGCCAGTAGCAGAATTATCAAATCAGTGGGGTAGCATCGCAAATGATGAAGCGCGACGTTCTCATTGGCATTTAAGTACACAAATAGTCAAGCAAGCGTATACGCTGACTTCTTCTTAA
- a CDS encoding NAD(P)H-quinone oxidoreductase subunit O: MAVKKGDLVRAVREKLENSLESQASDTRFPSYIFETKGEVLDIKGDYALVVFGQVPTPNIWLRVDQLESLK; this comes from the coding sequence ATGGCTGTTAAAAAAGGTGATTTAGTCCGTGCGGTTCGGGAAAAGTTGGAAAATTCCTTAGAATCTCAAGCAAGTGACACGCGTTTTCCGTCATACATATTTGAAACTAAGGGAGAAGTCTTGGATATTAAAGGAGATTATGCGCTTGTTGTCTTTGGACAAGTTCCGACGCCGAATATCTGGTTACGGGTAGATCAACTAGAATCACTGAAGTAG
- the mdh gene encoding malate dehydrogenase, with product MPIASTSQLLGYSPRVTIVGVGKVGSTLAQQIGEKNLADVVLLDEVEGLPQGLALDLMEAKGISLHSREFIGTTNYADTAGSDIVVITAGQPRKPGMNRDELLKTNARIVVETAKNAIAYSPNAILIVVTNPLDVMTYLAWQATQLPTRRVIGMAGVLDSARFQAFVAMELGVSIADVRAIVLGSHGDLMVPLPRYSTVNGIPITELIDAATIDRLVERTRKGGAEIVELMQTGSAYFAPAASTYLMVEAILLNQSRLVPVAAYLQGEYGLHDIFIGVPTLLGASGVEQILELKLTNAEISALHLAAQEVKQNIEQARSLLAS from the coding sequence ATGCCCATCGCCTCTACTTCGCAGTTATTGGGTTACTCTCCCCGCGTCACGATCGTTGGCGTTGGTAAAGTTGGCAGTACATTAGCGCAACAAATTGGTGAGAAAAATCTAGCCGATGTGGTGCTATTAGACGAAGTAGAGGGATTACCTCAGGGTTTGGCACTTGACTTGATGGAAGCTAAAGGAATATCACTGCATAGTCGCGAGTTTATCGGTACAACAAATTACGCTGATACTGCTGGTTCAGATATTGTCGTTATAACCGCAGGGCAACCGCGTAAGCCAGGAATGAATCGTGACGAGTTGCTCAAAACTAACGCCCGCATTGTAGTAGAAACAGCAAAAAATGCGATCGCCTATTCTCCGAATGCCATTTTAATTGTGGTGACGAATCCTTTGGATGTCATGACTTATCTTGCTTGGCAAGCAACACAATTGCCTACAAGGCGCGTCATTGGTATGGCTGGAGTTTTAGACTCGGCAAGGTTTCAAGCTTTTGTGGCGATGGAATTAGGTGTCAGTATTGCAGATGTCCGCGCGATCGTCTTAGGTAGTCATGGCGATTTGATGGTACCTTTACCGCGCTATTCGACAGTCAATGGTATTCCCATTACAGAATTAATCGATGCCGCAACGATCGATCGCTTGGTAGAAAGAACCCGTAAGGGAGGTGCAGAAATTGTCGAATTAATGCAAACAGGTAGCGCCTACTTTGCACCTGCGGCTTCTACATATTTAATGGTGGAAGCAATTTTACTCAACCAATCGCGTTTAGTTCCAGTAGCAGCCTATCTTCAAGGCGAGTATGGTTTACATGATATTTTTATTGGTGTTCCTACGTTGCTTGGGGCGAGTGGAGTTGAGCAAATCTTAGAATTAAAACTGACCAATGCAGAAATCTCTGCGTTACATCTTGCAGCACAAGAAGTTAAACAAAATATAGAGCAGGCGCGATCGCTTCTTGCAAGTTAA